The Streptomyces sp. NBC_01197 genome window below encodes:
- the mtrA gene encoding two-component system response regulator MtrA: MKGRVLVVDDDTALAEMLGIVLRGEGFEPSFVADGDKALAAFRDAKPDLVLLDLMLPGRDGIEVCRLIRAESGVPIVMLTAKSDTVDVVVGLESGADDYIVKPFKPKELVARIRARLRRSEEPAPEQLAIGDLVIDVAGHSVKREGQSIALTPLEFDLLVALARKPWQVFTREVLLEQVWGYRHAADTRLVNVHVQRLRSKVEKDPERPEIVVTVRGVGYKAGPS, encoded by the coding sequence ATGAAGGGACGCGTCCTTGTCGTCGATGACGACACCGCACTGGCCGAGATGCTCGGCATTGTGCTGCGTGGTGAAGGTTTTGAGCCGTCATTTGTAGCGGACGGCGACAAGGCACTGGCTGCATTCCGTGACGCCAAGCCGGACCTGGTGCTGCTCGATCTCATGCTGCCCGGACGGGACGGCATCGAGGTCTGCAGGCTGATCAGGGCCGAGTCAGGTGTGCCGATCGTGATGCTCACGGCGAAGAGCGACACCGTCGATGTGGTGGTGGGGCTCGAATCAGGGGCCGACGACTACATCGTCAAGCCGTTCAAGCCCAAGGAACTCGTCGCCCGTATCAGGGCGAGGCTGAGGAGGTCGGAGGAGCCCGCGCCGGAACAACTGGCGATCGGTGATCTGGTCATCGATGTGGCAGGTCACTCCGTGAAGCGGGAGGGGCAGTCGATCGCCCTGACCCCGCTGGAGTTCGATCTGCTGGTCGCGCTGGCCCGTAAGCCGTGGCAGGTGTTCACCCGCGAGGTGCTGCTGGAGCAGGTGTGGGGGTACCGCCACGCTGCGGACACCCGGCTGGTCAATGTGCACGTTCAGCGGTTGCGCTCGAAGGTCGAGAAGGACCCCGAGCGGCCGGAGATCGTGGTGACCGTCCGCGGTGTCGGATACAAGGCTGGACCAAGCTGA
- a CDS encoding response regulator transcription factor: MADRFGPARDRDEDPMDHGAADHGGVDLGGVDHGGASCKEPIRVLVVDDHALFRRGLEIVLAAEEDIQVIGEAGDGAEAVDKAADLLPDIVLMDVRMPKRGGIEACTSIKEVAPSAKIIMLTISDEEADLYDAIKAGATGYLLKEISTDEVATAIRAVADGQSQISPSMASKLLTEFKSMIQRTDERRLVPAPRLTERELEVLKLVATGMNNRDIAKELFISENTVKNHVRNILEKLQLHSRMEAVVYAMREKILEIR; encoded by the coding sequence ATGGCGGACCGCTTCGGTCCCGCGCGCGACCGGGACGAGGACCCCATGGACCACGGTGCGGCGGACCATGGTGGCGTGGACCTCGGCGGGGTGGACCACGGTGGGGCCTCCTGCAAGGAGCCGATCCGCGTCCTGGTGGTGGACGATCACGCCCTCTTCCGGCGCGGTCTGGAGATCGTCCTCGCCGCGGAGGAGGACATCCAGGTCATCGGCGAGGCGGGAGACGGCGCGGAGGCGGTGGACAAGGCCGCCGATCTGCTGCCCGACATCGTGCTGATGGACGTACGGATGCCCAAGCGCGGTGGCATCGAGGCCTGCACCTCCATCAAGGAGGTGGCACCCAGCGCGAAGATCATCATGTTGACGATCAGCGATGAGGAGGCCGACCTCTACGACGCGATCAAGGCGGGGGCCACCGGCTATCTCCTGAAGGAGATCTCGACCGACGAAGTGGCGACGGCGATCCGGGCGGTGGCCGACGGGCAGTCCCAGATCAGCCCCTCCATGGCGTCGAAACTGCTCACCGAGTTCAAGTCGATGATCCAGCGCACCGACGAGCGCAGGCTCGTACCGGCCCCCCGGCTCACCGAGCGTGAGCTGGAGGTTCTGAAGCTGGTGGCCACCGGGATGAACAACCGGGACATCGCCAAGGAGTTGTTCATCTCCGAGAACACCGTGAAGAACCACGTCCGCAACATCCTGGAGAAACTGCAGCTGCACTCCAGGATGGAGGCCGTGGTCTACGCGATGCGCGAGAAGATCCTCGAAATCCGCTGA
- a CDS encoding LpqB family beta-propeller domain-containing protein, with protein MPNSGDIEAVDPSQRSDSQVKVYAVPPREGAAPAEIVDGFLEAMTSDDLQFATARKYLTKEASRKWDPDARTTVLADGPTRRANPANDRDAPQVSSTFELSGAEVAVVDKQHAYQPDKGTYRNSIHLVHQNGNGWRIDDLPAGLLLSLSDFQRNYHSVNKYYFASAPTSGTSGGLGASGGAGANGSPGRNWLVADPVYLRQGIDPETRMDPLTQTVASLLDGPTNWLRPVADSRFPAGTALKKGVRSLTLDDQNGLKVPLNEKASGVGQGQCRQMAAQLLFTLRDVTSMRAGQVELERADGSQLCVLSADQSQEYAPDHTSGSPAGEYFVDAKGRLVRMQAIGGDTSGKADPEPVAGPLGTGAKPLSTVAVARDERRAAGVSKDSSTLSTSSIVSGDETAEQLYTSHAKQEKDRLSAPSWDGCGDLWVADRNPANPQLLRFPGGSGEPQSVPVLGLDGARIAGLRMSSDGVRIALLLTKDGHTTLKVGRVVQQGSADSPTVPVVDELRPAAPQMADVTAVSWAGRSRLVVVGKEAGGVQQVRYMQADGSVSGANSLPGANRITAVAASDDDRLPLMALSDEDGIVRLPPRANWKTVVEEGKSPVYPG; from the coding sequence ATGCCGAACAGCGGGGACATCGAAGCCGTCGACCCTTCGCAGCGCAGCGACTCGCAGGTCAAGGTGTACGCGGTGCCGCCGCGCGAGGGAGCCGCGCCCGCCGAGATCGTGGACGGTTTCCTGGAGGCGATGACCAGCGACGATCTGCAGTTCGCCACGGCCAGGAAGTACCTGACCAAGGAGGCGTCCCGCAAGTGGGACCCGGATGCGCGGACCACGGTGCTCGCCGACGGGCCCACGCGCCGGGCGAATCCGGCCAACGACCGGGACGCGCCGCAGGTCTCCTCGACGTTCGAACTGAGCGGCGCGGAAGTGGCCGTGGTCGACAAGCAGCACGCGTACCAGCCCGACAAGGGCACGTACCGCAACTCCATCCACCTGGTGCATCAGAACGGCAACGGGTGGCGTATCGACGATCTGCCCGCCGGTCTGCTCCTCAGCCTCTCCGACTTCCAGCGCAACTATCACTCCGTCAACAAGTACTACTTCGCCTCCGCGCCCACGTCCGGGACGTCCGGAGGGTTGGGAGCTTCGGGAGGGGCGGGAGCGAACGGCTCGCCAGGCCGGAACTGGCTTGTCGCCGACCCGGTCTATCTCCGTCAGGGCATCGACCCCGAGACGAGGATGGACCCGCTGACGCAGACGGTCGCCTCCCTGCTGGACGGGCCGACCAACTGGCTGCGGCCGGTGGCGGATTCGCGCTTCCCGGCCGGAACGGCGCTCAAGAAGGGCGTCCGGTCCCTGACGCTCGATGACCAGAACGGCCTGAAGGTTCCGCTCAACGAGAAGGCGTCGGGCGTCGGTCAGGGTCAGTGCCGGCAGATGGCGGCTCAACTGCTCTTCACCCTGCGCGATGTGACGTCCATGCGGGCCGGACAGGTGGAGCTGGAGCGTGCGGACGGCTCTCAGCTGTGTGTGCTCAGCGCGGACCAGTCGCAGGAGTACGCGCCGGACCACACATCGGGCAGCCCGGCCGGCGAGTACTTCGTGGATGCCAAGGGCCGGCTCGTACGGATGCAGGCCATCGGCGGTGACACCTCGGGGAAGGCGGATCCCGAGCCTGTCGCCGGTCCGCTCGGCACGGGCGCCAAGCCGCTGAGCACAGTGGCGGTGGCCCGCGACGAACGCCGCGCGGCGGGTGTGTCGAAGGACAGCAGCACGCTGTCCACGTCGTCGATCGTCTCCGGCGACGAAACGGCCGAGCAGCTGTACACCAGCCACGCGAAGCAGGAGAAGGACCGTCTGTCGGCCCCGAGTTGGGACGGCTGCGGAGATCTCTGGGTGGCTGACCGGAACCCGGCGAATCCGCAGCTGCTGCGGTTCCCCGGCGGTTCGGGCGAGCCGCAGTCGGTCCCGGTACTCGGACTGGACGGCGCGCGTATCGCCGGGCTGCGGATGTCGTCCGACGGGGTACGGATCGCGCTGCTGCTGACGAAGGACGGGCATACGACGCTGAAGGTGGGCCGGGTGGTCCAGCAGGGGAGCGCGGACAGCCCGACGGTCCCCGTCGTGGACGAACTGCGCCCGGCCGCACCGCAGATGGCGGATGTGACGGCGGTGTCCTGGGCGGGCCGCAGCCGGCTCGTGGTGGTCGGCAAGGAGGCCGGCGGGGTGCAGCAGGTGCGCTATATGCAGGCGGACGGTTCGGTTTCCGGTGCGAACTCGCTGCCGGGAGCCAACCGGATCACCGCCGTCGCCGCTTCGGACGACGACAGGCTGCCGCTGATGGCGCTCTCGGACGAGGACGGGATTGTGCGGCTGCCTCCGCGTGCGAATTGGAAAACCGTGGTGGAGGAAGGGAAGTCGCCGGTCTATCCTGGATAA
- the hpf gene encoding ribosome hibernation-promoting factor, HPF/YfiA family produces MDIVVKGRKTEVPERFRKHVAEKLKIEKIQKLDAKVISLDVEVSKEPNPRQADRSDRVEITLHSRGPVIRAEAAAGDPYAALDLATGKLEARLRKQNEKRHNRRGAGRISAAEAVEAVPDAASVNGNGEFTADVATQTIPTTRIGSLEVQGEGPLVVREKTHIAAAMSLDQALYEMELVGHDFYLFVDAETKEPSVVYRRHAYDYGVIHLTTDPLADMEAAGAGGALGG; encoded by the coding sequence GTGGACATCGTCGTCAAGGGCCGCAAAACCGAAGTACCCGAGCGGTTCCGCAAGCACGTCGCCGAGAAGCTGAAGATTGAGAAGATCCAGAAGCTGGACGCCAAGGTGATCAGCCTTGACGTCGAGGTGTCCAAGGAACCCAATCCGAGGCAGGCCGACCGTTCGGACCGTGTGGAAATCACGTTGCACTCCCGAGGCCCGGTGATCCGGGCGGAGGCAGCGGCAGGCGACCCGTACGCAGCGCTGGATCTGGCCACGGGCAAGTTGGAGGCGCGGCTGCGGAAGCAGAACGAGAAGCGCCACAACAGGAGGGGCGCGGGCCGCATTTCGGCGGCCGAAGCCGTCGAGGCGGTGCCGGATGCGGCGTCGGTCAACGGTAACGGTGAGTTCACCGCCGATGTGGCGACCCAGACCATTCCGACCACCAGGATTGGTTCGCTCGAAGTCCAGGGCGAAGGCCCGCTGGTGGTCCGCGAGAAGACGCATATCGCAGCAGCGATGTCGCTCGACCAGGCGCTCTACGAGATGGAGCTGGTGGGGCACGACTTCTATCTGTTCGTCGACGCGGAGACAAAGGAGCCCAGTGTCGTCTACCGGCGGCACGCCTACGACTACGGTGTCATCCACCTGACGACCGACCCGCTCGCCGACATGGAGGCGGCGGGCGCCGGCGGTGCGCTCGGCGGATGA
- the mtrB gene encoding MtrAB system histidine kinase MtrB encodes MAPSSAAPTPGEPGVRPERAAGPAVNGARSTAPTGSADTADTAGSASSADTAGSAGASGPFGPSLGGAALRRLGDRFLRGGRLLKDGAPGGPVLRLFARWVRRPLLPAVRLWRRNIQLRVVAGTLLMSLAVVLVLGFVVIGQVRNGLLDAKGKAAVSQAAGGFTVAKDKADATTVSDSDSADTGAASNSRQWRTDLVAQLASGGQGAYNVVTLAPASEETGAGHGGERTSGQVSPDSVSEKLRTSVDQGTAPYKTYTDIRYVDGRAPEPGLVVGQRLEDIDHKPYQLYYLFPLSQEEKTLSLVKRTLATAGLFVVVLLGAIAWFLVRQVVTPVRMAAGIAERLSAGRLQERMKVTGEDDIARLGEAFNKMAQSLQLKIQQLEDLSRMQRRFVSDVSHELRTPLTTVRMAADVIHDARSDFDPVTARSAELLGDQLDRFESLLADLLEISRFDAGAAALEAEPIDLRETVRRVISGAEPLAERKGSRIRVVGDEQPVVAEVDARRVERVLRNLVVNAVEHGEGNDVVVRFGVAGGAVAIVVRDYGVGLKPGEATRVFSRFWRADPARARTTGGTGLGLSIAVEDARLHGGWLQAWGEPGGGSQFRLTLPRTADEPLRGSPIPLEPDDSRRARASQAEAGRLVAVPAQPGADRSPLPPLPRAIPADPTALPGSGARVVSRAGDSATHAGDSAARAGDSATQASDREDTARGR; translated from the coding sequence ATGGCTCCCAGCAGTGCCGCTCCGACGCCCGGGGAGCCGGGAGTACGGCCGGAGCGGGCTGCCGGGCCCGCGGTGAACGGGGCCCGGTCCACCGCGCCGACCGGTTCGGCTGATACGGCTGATACGGCCGGTTCAGCCAGTTCAGCTGATACGGCTGGTTCAGCCGGTGCATCCGGCCCGTTCGGCCCGTCGCTCGGAGGGGCCGCGCTGCGCAGGCTCGGCGACCGTTTCCTGCGAGGTGGCCGGCTACTCAAGGACGGAGCGCCCGGCGGTCCCGTGCTGCGGCTCTTCGCCCGGTGGGTACGCCGTCCGCTGCTGCCCGCTGTGCGCCTCTGGCGGCGGAACATCCAGCTCAGGGTGGTCGCGGGCACGCTTCTGATGTCGCTCGCCGTGGTCCTGGTGCTCGGATTCGTCGTCATCGGCCAGGTGCGCAACGGTCTGCTGGACGCCAAGGGGAAGGCCGCGGTCAGCCAGGCCGCGGGCGGTTTCACGGTCGCCAAGGACAAGGCCGACGCGACGACGGTGTCCGACAGCGACTCCGCCGACACCGGGGCGGCCAGCAACTCCCGCCAGTGGCGCACCGACCTCGTCGCCCAGCTCGCCAGCGGCGGCCAGGGCGCGTACAACGTGGTCACCCTCGCACCGGCCTCCGAGGAGACGGGTGCGGGCCACGGCGGGGAGCGTACATCCGGCCAGGTGAGCCCCGACAGTGTCTCCGAGAAGCTGCGCACGAGCGTCGACCAGGGCACGGCGCCGTACAAGACGTACACGGACATCAGGTACGTCGACGGGCGGGCGCCGGAGCCCGGTCTGGTCGTGGGGCAGCGTCTTGAGGACATCGACCACAAGCCGTACCAGCTCTACTACCTCTTCCCGCTCTCGCAGGAGGAGAAGACCCTCAGCCTGGTCAAGCGCACCCTGGCCACCGCCGGGCTGTTCGTGGTGGTGCTGCTCGGGGCGATCGCCTGGTTCCTGGTGCGGCAGGTGGTCACGCCCGTGCGGATGGCCGCCGGGATCGCCGAGCGGCTCTCGGCCGGGCGTCTCCAGGAGCGGATGAAGGTCACCGGCGAGGACGACATCGCCAGGCTCGGCGAGGCCTTCAACAAGATGGCGCAGAGCCTTCAGTTGAAGATCCAGCAGCTGGAGGACCTCTCCCGGATGCAGCGCCGCTTCGTCTCCGACGTGTCGCACGAGCTGCGCACCCCGTTGACGACCGTACGGATGGCCGCCGATGTCATCCATGACGCGCGCAGCGACTTCGACCCGGTGACCGCGCGCTCCGCCGAGCTGCTCGGCGATCAGCTCGACCGTTTTGAGTCGCTGCTCGCGGATCTGCTGGAGATCAGCCGGTTCGACGCGGGCGCCGCCGCGCTGGAGGCGGAGCCGATCGATCTGCGGGAGACCGTGCGCCGGGTGATATCCGGTGCCGAGCCGCTCGCGGAGCGCAAGGGCAGCCGGATCCGGGTCGTCGGCGACGAGCAGCCCGTGGTCGCCGAGGTCGACGCGCGGCGGGTCGAGCGCGTGCTGCGCAATCTCGTCGTCAATGCCGTGGAACACGGCGAGGGCAACGACGTGGTGGTCCGGTTCGGTGTCGCGGGGGGCGCCGTCGCGATCGTCGTGCGTGACTACGGTGTGGGGCTGAAGCCGGGCGAGGCGACACGGGTCTTCAGCCGCTTCTGGCGGGCCGACCCCGCGCGGGCCCGTACGACCGGCGGCACGGGGCTCGGCCTGTCGATCGCCGTCGAGGACGCGCGGCTGCACGGCGGCTGGCTCCAGGCGTGGGGTGAGCCGGGTGGCGGTTCGCAGTTCCGGCTGACCCTGCCGCGTACGGCGGACGAACCGCTGCGCGGCTCCCCGATACCGCTGGAGCCCGACGACTCGCGGCGCGCCCGCGCCTCGCAGGCCGAGGCGGGGCGGCTGGTCGCGGTGCCGGCCCAGCCAGGTGCGGACCGTTCGCCGCTCCCGCCGCTGCCTCGTGCGATACCGGCCGATCCGACGGCGCTGCCGGGCAGTGGCGCACGGGTGGTATCGAGGGCCGGTGACTCCGCGACGCACGCCGGTGATTCGGCAGCACGCGCCGGTGACTCCGCAACACAAGCTTCGGACCGGGAGGACACCGCCCGTGGGCGATGA
- a CDS encoding ComF family protein: protein MRGWWREISEVVLPSACGGCGRSRTALCAECAEALCGGPVRRARPDPEPTGLPAVWGAAAYEDAVRAVLLAHKERGALGLAGVLGRALAAAVRAAARRSAGGEPLLLVPVPSSRGAVRARGHDAGRRIACAASAELRRTGTPARMLGLLRQRRAVADQAGLDAAQRLANLSGALEVAPGGVGLLDGGRVVLVDDLMTTGASLVEAARAVRAAAGRRFPGAGEPVAAVVAAPPLSFEINRN, encoded by the coding sequence ATGAGGGGGTGGTGGCGGGAAATCTCCGAAGTGGTGCTGCCGAGCGCGTGCGGAGGCTGCGGCAGATCTCGTACGGCGCTCTGCGCGGAATGCGCCGAGGCTCTCTGCGGCGGTCCGGTGCGCCGGGCCAGGCCGGATCCCGAGCCGACGGGACTGCCGGCGGTGTGGGGCGCCGCGGCGTACGAGGACGCGGTGCGGGCGGTGCTGCTCGCGCACAAGGAGCGGGGCGCGCTGGGGCTGGCGGGGGTGCTCGGTCGTGCGCTCGCCGCGGCGGTGCGGGCCGCGGCACGGCGTAGCGCGGGCGGGGAGCCGCTGCTGCTCGTTCCGGTGCCTTCGTCGCGCGGTGCGGTGCGGGCCCGGGGGCATGACGCGGGCCGCCGGATCGCCTGCGCCGCCTCGGCCGAGCTGCGCAGGACCGGGACACCGGCGCGGATGCTGGGGTTGCTCCGGCAGCGGCGGGCGGTGGCCGATCAGGCGGGCCTGGACGCCGCGCAGCGGCTGGCGAATCTCTCGGGGGCACTCGAAGTGGCGCCTGGGGGCGTAGGGCTGCTGGACGGGGGCAGGGTGGTGTTGGTGGACGATCTCATGACGACCGGAGCATCACTCGTGGAGGCGGCGCGTGCTGTACGGGCAGCGGCAGGCCGGAGATTCCCCGGAGCAGGGGAACCGGTGGCCGCGGTCGTCGCCGCACCGCCGTTGTCTTTCGAAATAAACCGGAACTGA
- the mtnA gene encoding S-methyl-5-thioribose-1-phosphate isomerase, whose amino-acid sequence MADQDEQIPLRAGPPMLPSMRWDEPPEGPVVVLLDQTRLPGEEVELVCTDVPALVRAIQTLAVRGAPLLGVAGGYGVVLAAVRGYDVEEAAALLAGARPTAVNLGYGVHRVAEAYRAAVRRGADSGAAAAAALTEARALHQEDIEASRQMGVRGLALLDELLPGGGHRILTHCNTGALVSAGEGTAFAVALAAHRAGSLRRLWVDETRPLLQGARLTAYEAARNGMAYTLLTDSAAGSLFAAGEVDAVLIGADRIAADGSVANKVGSYPLAVLAKYHHVPFVVVAPTTTVDLSTPDGASIEVEQRAGGEVMECGGVPVAPLGTQAYNPAFDVTPPDLVTAVVTESGVASPVTRGALTALCDRSRQVTIS is encoded by the coding sequence ATGGCTGATCAGGACGAGCAAATCCCGCTGCGTGCGGGGCCGCCCATGCTTCCTTCGATGCGCTGGGACGAGCCGCCGGAGGGGCCGGTCGTCGTTCTGCTCGACCAGACTCGATTGCCCGGCGAAGAGGTCGAGCTGGTGTGCACGGATGTTCCCGCGCTGGTCAGGGCCATCCAGACGCTCGCTGTCCGGGGTGCGCCGCTGCTCGGGGTCGCCGGAGGCTACGGGGTCGTGCTCGCTGCCGTACGGGGATACGACGTGGAGGAGGCGGCGGCGCTCCTCGCGGGCGCGCGGCCCACCGCGGTGAATCTCGGTTACGGGGTGCACAGGGTGGCCGAGGCGTACCGGGCAGCTGTCCGGCGAGGTGCGGACAGCGGTGCGGCAGCGGCAGCGGCGCTCACCGAAGCCAGGGCGCTTCACCAGGAGGACATCGAGGCCAGCCGGCAGATGGGGGTCAGGGGTCTGGCGCTCCTCGACGAGCTGCTGCCGGGCGGCGGGCACCGGATTCTGACACACTGCAACACCGGGGCACTGGTCTCGGCCGGTGAGGGCACCGCTTTCGCCGTGGCGCTGGCGGCGCACCGTGCGGGCAGTCTGCGGCGTCTGTGGGTGGACGAGACGCGGCCACTGCTGCAGGGGGCGCGTCTGACGGCGTACGAGGCGGCCCGCAACGGGATGGCGTACACACTGCTCACCGACAGCGCGGCCGGGTCGCTCTTCGCGGCGGGCGAGGTGGACGCCGTACTGATCGGTGCCGACCGGATCGCCGCGGACGGCTCCGTGGCCAACAAGGTGGGCAGCTATCCGCTGGCCGTGCTGGCCAAGTACCACCATGTGCCGTTCGTGGTCGTCGCTCCGACGACCACGGTCGACCTGTCCACTCCGGACGGTGCGTCCATCGAGGTGGAGCAGCGTGCGGGCGGGGAGGTCATGGAGTGCGGCGGGGTGCCGGTGGCGCCGCTGGGGACGCAGGCGTACAACCCCGCGTTCGATGTCACACCCCCCGACCTCGTGACGGCCGTCGTCACGGAATCGGGGGTCGCATCCCCTGTCACCAGGGGCGCACTCACCGCATTGTGTGACAGGTCACGCCAGGTAACGATTAGCTAA